One genomic region from Nitrospirota bacterium encodes:
- a CDS encoding type I restriction enzyme HsdR N-terminal domain-containing protein — MKYKLPEGFNNKEEAINALLKKEFETAESMLAAVRHLIERFLLETKGYSRDEIEAACEFDVTIDCEAVRSTVDLVVCMNSRKLVSIKCAPDSLVSRERHALACARLLDAYQVPFAVVTDGFDAIVLDTVSGDVIGDSMNAIPSKKHLASAIAQIEFIKLDSKRAEKEKRIVRAFDSIGCSGSL; from the coding sequence ATGAAGTATAAACTGCCTGAAGGATTTAATAACAAGGAAGAGGCGATCAATGCGCTCCTGAAAAAAGAGTTCGAGACCGCTGAATCCATGCTGGCTGCTGTACGCCACCTTATTGAAAGATTTCTTCTTGAGACAAAAGGTTACTCACGCGATGAGATAGAGGCCGCCTGTGAATTCGATGTCACAATCGACTGCGAGGCCGTTAGATCCACAGTGGACCTCGTCGTCTGCATGAACAGCAGGAAGCTTGTCTCAATTAAATGCGCCCCGGATTCACTCGTATCGCGGGAAAGACATGCCCTTGCCTGCGCAAGACTGCTCGATGCCTACCAGGTGCCGTTTGCAGTCGTAACGGACGGCTTTGACGCGATAGTGCTCGACACTGTTTCAGGAGATGTGATCGGCGATAGCATGAATGCCATCCCTTCCAAAAAGCATCTTGCCTCCGCGATCGCGCAGATCGAATTTATAAAACTCGATTCAAAGAGGGCCGAGAAGGAAAAAAGGATCGTCCGCGCGTTTGATTCGATCGGATGTTCGGGAAGTTTGTAA
- a CDS encoding NmrA family NAD(P)-binding protein: MFVITGATGNIGSKLVDDLHSRGHKVRAVGRSKDRLQRFIDKGAEAAAGDLADSGFLAKAFSNADAVFAMIPPNYAVKDFRAYQNEIGASTAEAIRKSGVKHVVNLSSQGANLPDRTGPIKGLHDQEERLNKLDNVNVLHVRPTYFMENLLMYVPMIKNMDMAGSAVSGGVKFAMIATKDIAKFIAERLVKRDFSGKSVRDILGQRDVSMNEAIQIFGKKINKPGLKYVQFSYEDAEKGLIGAGLSEDLSRLYVEMSRALNEGLFAVNLTRTPENTTETSIEEFADVFAKIYLSG, translated from the coding sequence ATGTTTGTTATAACAGGAGCTACGGGAAACATAGGCAGTAAACTGGTTGACGATCTGCACTCACGGGGGCACAAGGTCAGGGCGGTTGGAAGGAGTAAGGACAGGCTGCAGAGATTCATTGATAAAGGAGCTGAGGCAGCGGCCGGAGATCTGGCGGACAGCGGATTTCTGGCGAAGGCCTTTTCAAATGCCGACGCGGTCTTTGCGATGATACCTCCCAATTATGCGGTCAAAGATTTCCGCGCCTATCAGAACGAGATCGGGGCGAGTACAGCGGAGGCGATCAGAAAGTCCGGCGTGAAACACGTCGTTAATTTGAGCAGCCAGGGGGCAAACCTGCCTGATAGAACCGGCCCCATTAAAGGCCTGCATGACCAGGAAGAACGCCTGAACAAACTCGACAATGTAAATGTGCTTCATGTGCGTCCGACGTATTTCATGGAGAACCTGTTGATGTATGTTCCCATGATAAAAAATATGGACATGGCAGGCTCCGCCGTCAGCGGCGGCGTTAAGTTTGCAATGATAGCCACAAAGGATATCGCAAAATTTATCGCGGAGCGTCTTGTGAAGAGGGACTTCTCCGGCAAATCCGTCAGGGACATCCTCGGACAGAGGGACGTCTCAATGAATGAAGCCATTCAGATATTCGGGAAGAAGATAAACAAACCCGGCTTGAAGTATGTGCAGTTTTCCTATGAAGACGCGGAAAAGGGGCTGATCGGCGCGGGGTTGAGCGAAGATCTGAGCAGGTTGTATGTAGAGATGAGCAGGGCCTTGAACGAAGGCCTGTTCGCAGTTAACCTGACACGCACTCCGGAGAATACCACAGAAACATCCATTGAAGAATTCGCTGATGTCTTTGCGAAGATTTACTTGTCAGGGTAA
- a CDS encoding cyclic nucleotide-binding domain-containing protein, producing the protein MGTGLKELIYSCRDELILFHLLNDDEMEKVIPFLEAAGYPKDATVFNEGDPGGFIGFIVYGRLEVKKQTEFKDRQIVIAILGKGSFVGELSLIDPKQPRSTTVVALENSELIVLRHQSLETIIKEHPYIAIKILQGLNQIISIRLRKVVERLAVVF; encoded by the coding sequence ATGGGCACAGGATTAAAAGAACTCATTTACTCATGCAGGGACGAGCTGATCCTTTTCCATTTACTCAATGATGATGAAATGGAAAAAGTCATCCCTTTTCTTGAAGCGGCCGGCTACCCGAAGGACGCGACTGTGTTTAATGAAGGCGACCCCGGAGGCTTTATAGGGTTTATTGTCTACGGCCGCCTGGAAGTTAAAAAGCAGACTGAATTTAAAGACAGGCAGATCGTGATTGCAATTTTAGGCAAGGGGTCTTTTGTCGGAGAGCTTTCCCTGATCGATCCGAAACAGCCGCGCTCGACCACTGTAGTTGCCCTTGAGAATTCGGAATTGATAGTCCTCCGGCATCAGTCATTGGAAACGATCATAAAGGAACATCCCTATATCGCGATAAAAATATTGCAGGGGCTGAACCAGATCATTTCGATACGTTTACGCAAGGTGGTTGAAAGGCTTGCTGTGGTTTTTTAA
- a CDS encoding ABC transporter substrate-binding protein: protein MKTIKILLLVTAFSILSFRVPVMAVNTPAESVKSTVDAVIDTLKDKGLSAPDRKQERRARIKALINDRFDFEEMSRRSLARHWSERTAEEKKEFVSLFSELLRSSYIGKIESYTDEKITYDKETLKGDGKYAEVDTTIVTKNVSIPIEYRLMLKGDKWWVYDVVIEGVSFISTYRSQYNQIIVNESYNGLLRKMKSKLEEINILEDRAPAVREKS, encoded by the coding sequence ATGAAGACTATAAAAATACTTTTGCTTGTCACTGCGTTTTCAATCCTGAGCTTCCGCGTACCCGTCATGGCAGTTAACACCCCGGCAGAATCCGTTAAGTCCACCGTTGACGCCGTCATCGATACATTGAAAGACAAGGGCCTCTCCGCCCCGGACAGGAAACAGGAAAGAAGGGCAAGGATAAAGGCGTTGATCAACGACCGTTTTGATTTTGAAGAGATGTCCCGGCGCTCCCTGGCAAGGCACTGGAGCGAAAGGACTGCGGAAGAAAAGAAAGAGTTCGTCAGCCTTTTCTCTGAACTTCTGAGGTCCTCTTACATAGGGAAAATAGAATCATACACTGACGAAAAGATCACATACGACAAAGAGACCTTAAAAGGTGACGGCAAGTATGCTGAAGTCGACACCACCATTGTCACAAAAAACGTCTCCATCCCGATCGAATACAGGCTTATGCTGAAAGGGGACAAATGGTGGGTCTACGATGTAGTGATAGAAGGGGTCAGTTTCATCAGCACCTACAGGAGCCAGTACAACCAGATCATCGTCAATGAATCTTATAACGGACTGCTCAGGAAAATGAAGAGTAAACTCGAGGAGATAAACATCCTCGAAGATAGAGCGCCTGCGGTGAGGGAAAAGAGCTGA
- a CDS encoding TolC family protein, translated as MKIIKMKKFSFIILWLHLVFISHEAFSQEARVYSLDECISAALRFSPQVKGQQQEVEIARTRLQEADGYRFPQIEVMTLFGPSPKARGDQINSDYRNDRIEGLGVFGSADIKVVQPIYTFGKITEAKNAASHGIMVEESKVKQKATDVALEIKQYYYGHLAALETKKLVDEIQGYLDSTIEKTRKLIDSESGRATELDLNKLETYQGLLAKYRGEAEKNIILSKDALRTFMGLDGNAVFSLKDEALKPVDADVREMDFYSAKSRELRPEFAQLREGLKAKESLLNMARADYYPKIFAAAFYSYSDATERDRVTNPWIYDYFRHQAGGAALGMKWNFDFGITGSQVHRARADYLKLQSLHEYASAGIPLQVEKSYREMMEAKNSIEATGKAFESARKWMIGSVMNYDMGIGEVRDAADAIAAYGNMKGEYIKSVYNFNMSYANVLQASGLAGEEISYAEER; from the coding sequence GTGAAGATAATCAAGATGAAAAAATTCAGTTTCATTATCTTATGGTTACACCTTGTATTTATTTCTCATGAAGCCTTTTCTCAGGAGGCGCGGGTCTATTCTCTTGATGAATGCATCAGCGCGGCCTTGAGATTCAGCCCTCAGGTCAAAGGGCAGCAGCAGGAGGTTGAAATAGCAAGAACCAGACTGCAAGAGGCGGACGGCTACCGGTTCCCCCAGATTGAGGTCATGACGTTATTCGGCCCGTCACCCAAGGCACGGGGCGACCAGATCAATTCCGATTACAGAAATGACCGGATCGAAGGGCTGGGGGTTTTCGGCAGCGCTGATATAAAGGTGGTGCAGCCCATCTACACCTTCGGAAAAATCACAGAGGCAAAGAATGCGGCTTCACACGGGATCATGGTTGAAGAATCAAAGGTGAAGCAAAAGGCGACCGATGTGGCCCTTGAGATAAAGCAATACTACTACGGGCATCTCGCCGCGCTGGAAACTAAAAAATTGGTTGACGAAATTCAGGGCTATCTTGATTCGACCATAGAAAAGACAAGAAAACTTATTGACTCGGAATCAGGGCGCGCCACTGAACTGGACCTTAACAAGCTTGAGACTTACCAGGGCCTGCTTGCAAAATACAGGGGGGAAGCGGAAAAGAACATCATCCTTAGCAAGGACGCGCTGCGCACCTTTATGGGCCTGGACGGCAATGCCGTATTCAGCCTGAAGGACGAGGCCCTGAAACCTGTTGACGCCGATGTCAGGGAAATGGATTTCTATTCGGCAAAGAGCAGAGAGTTAAGGCCCGAGTTCGCCCAGCTCAGGGAAGGCTTAAAGGCAAAAGAGTCCCTGCTCAATATGGCGCGAGCTGATTATTATCCCAAAATATTCGCCGCCGCGTTCTATTCATATTCGGACGCCACTGAAAGGGACCGGGTGACTAACCCGTGGATCTATGACTACTTCAGGCATCAGGCCGGAGGGGCAGCGCTGGGGATGAAATGGAATTTTGATTTCGGCATAACCGGCTCGCAGGTGCACCGGGCACGGGCGGATTACCTGAAGCTTCAAAGCCTGCATGAATACGCCTCTGCCGGGATCCCGCTGCAGGTTGAAAAATCTTACAGGGAAATGATGGAGGCAAAAAACAGCATTGAAGCCACAGGGAAGGCCTTCGAGTCTGCGCGTAAGTGGATGATCGGCTCTGTGATGAATTATGATATGGGAATAGGCGAAGTCAGGGACGCCGCTGACGCGATAGCGGCGTACGGCAATATGAAGGGGGAATATATTAAATCCGTCTACAACTTCAATATGAGCTATGCCAATGTGCTGCAGGCCTCCGGGCTGGCGGGCGAGGAAATTTCTTATGCAGAGGAAAGATAG
- the mlaD gene encoding outer membrane lipid asymmetry maintenance protein MlaD: MKKINIETGVGIFIVLGLLCLAYVSVKLGDVQLFGTKQYILKARFANISGLKEGAVVEIAGVTVGKVGKVHLNNYEALVDLFIDPEVKLQEDSIASVRTQGIIGDKFVRIKPGGSEKYLKPGGDVLETESAIELEELISKYIFEKENK; the protein is encoded by the coding sequence ATGAAGAAGATCAATATTGAAACAGGCGTGGGGATTTTTATCGTTCTCGGACTTTTATGCCTCGCCTATGTTTCAGTGAAATTAGGAGACGTTCAATTGTTCGGCACAAAGCAATATATTCTCAAAGCGCGCTTCGCAAACATATCCGGCCTTAAGGAAGGAGCTGTAGTGGAGATCGCAGGCGTTACAGTAGGGAAGGTCGGCAAAGTTCACCTTAATAATTATGAGGCCCTCGTGGACCTGTTCATTGACCCGGAGGTGAAACTTCAGGAAGACTCGATAGCCTCGGTAAGGACCCAGGGCATTATCGGAGACAAGTTCGTCAGGATCAAGCCCGGCGGCTCCGAAAAATATTTAAAGCCGGGCGGGGATGTCCTTGAAACCGAGTCCGCGATAGAATTGGAAGAACTGATCAGCAAGTATATCTTTGAGAAAGAGAATAAGTGA
- a CDS encoding ATP-binding cassette domain-containing protein: MNTQPVIELIDVWKSFDSQHVLKGVNLSVTEGRTTVIVGASGQGKSLIVRHILGLIKPDKGKVLFRGKEITGVSKKELMEIRMNFGVLFQNAALFDSMTVYDNVALPLRERTKKTEAEVGKIVHEKLAIMDLEGEDDKYPAQLSGGMRKRVGLARALVLDPKIIFFDEPTTGLDAAKSRELYRVFFKTQARLGYTAVIVSHDVPKVLKLADYVALLHDGVIQDVLTPEEFQLSREPVIREYVETTMGPLYSSKMEDAI; encoded by the coding sequence ATGAATACACAGCCGGTGATCGAGTTGATCGATGTCTGGAAATCATTCGACTCCCAGCATGTTTTAAAGGGGGTCAATCTCTCCGTCACAGAGGGCAGGACCACTGTTATTGTAGGGGCAAGCGGACAGGGAAAGAGCCTTATCGTCAGGCACATCCTCGGGCTTATTAAACCGGACAAAGGAAAGGTGCTGTTTCGCGGGAAGGAAATTACCGGGGTCAGCAAAAAAGAACTCATGGAGATCAGGATGAATTTCGGCGTGCTCTTTCAGAATGCTGCGCTCTTTGATTCAATGACAGTATATGACAACGTGGCGCTCCCCCTGAGAGAGCGCACAAAAAAGACAGAAGCGGAGGTCGGAAAGATCGTGCATGAAAAACTCGCTATTATGGACCTTGAAGGAGAGGATGACAAGTACCCTGCCCAGCTCAGCGGCGGCATGAGAAAGAGAGTCGGGCTTGCGCGCGCCCTCGTGCTGGACCCGAAGATAATTTTTTTTGACGAACCGACGACCGGCCTTGACGCCGCGAAGAGCAGGGAGCTATACCGCGTATTTTTTAAAACACAGGCGAGGCTGGGATATACTGCGGTCATCGTAAGCCATGACGTTCCCAAGGTGCTGAAGCTGGCTGATTACGTGGCCCTCCTGCATGATGGCGTCATACAGGACGTGCTCACGCCGGAGGAATTTCAGCTCTCGCGGGAGCCGGTCATCAGGGAATATGTTGAGACAACTATGGGACCTCTTTATTCAAGCAAAATGGAGGATGCAATATGA
- a CDS encoding ABC transporter permease, with product MPGFFEKLGGNALYYVNQTGRMGVFLFYSVINILKPPYKISPAVKQIYVIGTLSIFVIIFTGAFTGMVLGLQGYHTLRKFGAEGLLGSVVALSLIRELGPVLAALMVTGRAGSAICAEIGIMRISEQIDALECMAIDPHKYIVAPKFIAGIISMPLLTSIFDVVGILGGYVVGVKLMGGDEGAYFSSMYKDVEFQDVYMGFIKAVCFGFLIILITASKGFYVHLEKGGGFGAEGVSYATTSAVVMASVTILLFDYFLTSVLL from the coding sequence ATGCCCGGTTTTTTTGAGAAGCTTGGCGGCAATGCGCTGTATTATGTCAATCAGACAGGCAGGATGGGGGTATTTCTTTTTTACTCAGTCATCAATATCCTGAAACCTCCGTACAAGATCTCCCCTGCCGTCAAGCAAATATATGTCATAGGCACGCTCTCAATATTCGTCATCATCTTCACAGGCGCTTTTACAGGGATGGTGCTTGGCCTGCAAGGCTATCATACGCTGAGGAAATTCGGGGCCGAGGGGCTTCTCGGCTCCGTTGTCGCGCTCAGTCTTATCAGGGAATTAGGTCCGGTGCTCGCGGCGCTTATGGTGACCGGGCGCGCGGGTTCCGCCATCTGCGCTGAAATAGGGATCATGCGCATCTCTGAGCAGATCGACGCCCTGGAATGTATGGCGATTGACCCGCATAAATACATTGTGGCCCCGAAATTCATCGCAGGGATAATCTCCATGCCGCTGCTGACCTCCATCTTTGATGTAGTCGGCATTCTTGGCGGTTATGTCGTGGGGGTCAAACTCATGGGGGGCGATGAAGGAGCGTATTTTTCAAGCATGTATAAAGACGTCGAGTTTCAGGACGTTTATATGGGGTTTATAAAAGCGGTCTGTTTCGGTTTCCTGATCATATTGATTACGGCTTCAAAAGGCTTTTATGTACATCTGGAAAAAGGAGGAGGCTTCGGCGCTGAGGGGGTCAGTTACGCGACTACCAGCGCGGTGGTCATGGCGTCGGTAACGATCTTGCTGTTTGATTATTTTCTGACGTCGGTGCTTTTATGA
- the glyQ gene encoding glycine--tRNA ligase subunit alpha, producing MYLQDLILKLHEFWGNKGCVIHQPYDIEVGAGTFNPATFFRVLGPEPWKAAYVEPSRRPTDGRYGENPNRLQHYYQYQVIMKPSPPDTQELYLKSLSAISIDLLKHDIRFVEDDWESPTLGAWGLGWEVWLDGMEITQFTYFQQVGGIELKPVSVELTYGVERIAMYLQEVDNVYNLKWNKDITYGDVHHESEVEFSKYNFDESDAGLHFLLFEKFEKESLALLKKGLVLPAYDFCLKCSHSFNMLDARGAISVTERTAYIARVRNLARKCAEGYLKLREEMGFPLLKKS from the coding sequence ATGTATTTACAGGACCTGATCTTAAAGCTGCATGAATTCTGGGGAAATAAAGGCTGCGTGATCCACCAGCCTTACGATATCGAAGTCGGCGCGGGCACGTTCAATCCCGCTACGTTTTTCCGTGTGCTCGGGCCGGAGCCGTGGAAGGCCGCTTATGTTGAGCCTTCAAGACGTCCCACTGACGGCCGGTACGGGGAGAACCCAAACAGGCTTCAGCATTACTACCAGTATCAGGTGATAATGAAACCCTCTCCGCCCGACACCCAGGAGCTTTATCTGAAAAGTCTTTCAGCGATAAGCATCGACCTCCTCAAGCACGACATACGCTTTGTCGAAGACGACTGGGAATCGCCCACGCTCGGGGCCTGGGGGCTCGGCTGGGAGGTCTGGCTTGACGGGATGGAGATAACGCAGTTCACCTATTTCCAGCAGGTAGGCGGCATTGAATTAAAACCGGTGTCGGTAGAGCTCACTTACGGCGTTGAGCGCATTGCAATGTACCTGCAGGAGGTAGACAATGTCTATAACCTGAAATGGAATAAGGACATAACATACGGCGACGTCCATCATGAGTCGGAGGTTGAGTTCTCGAAATACAATTTTGACGAATCAGACGCAGGCCTGCATTTCCTGCTTTTTGAAAAATTTGAGAAAGAATCACTCGCCCTGCTGAAAAAAGGACTCGTGCTGCCCGCTTATGATTTCTGCCTGAAATGCTCGCACAGCTTCAACATGCTGGATGCGCGCGGGGCGATAAGCGTGACAGAGAGGACCGCGTACATAGCACGGGTGAGAAACCTTGCAAGGAAATGCGCTGAGGGATATTTAAAACTGCGGGAGGAAATGGGTTTCCCGCTGTTAAAGAAAAGTTAA
- a CDS encoding glycine--tRNA ligase subunit beta, which produces MDQSNKNNSSLATRHSSLLLEIGSEEIPARFVPRGLAILKDALVQFLNNASIEYGTISEYCTPRRLTIYIENVSEMQKDRTTETLGPPKKVAFDDKGNPAKAAIGFVRSLNISVDKLRIVQTERGEYIAATIEEKGRATKEVLSEALPKLISSLQLPKTMRWGDGSLRFFRPIRWIAAMLGGDVVPFDLDGTKSGDITYGHRFLSHEAIRIKDPSEYLSLLSKGGVTADHVERKRVISEGIKKIESEKNIRVHEDEELLELVTFLVEHPTPVLGSFEDKYLELPKELLITVMRTHQKYFSTEDMQGRILPNYIVVSNTRPENNDIVRKGAERVLRARLEDARFYFIEDREKPLWDYIEKLKKVTFQEKLGTLYDKVERVKTLCSFISDRLNFQQKEKLLRAAMLSKADLVTGIVREFPELQGYMGMIYAVHSGEGNEIADAIYEHYLPKSAGGALPAGEMGTIISLADKVDNIASFFYLGLVPSGSEDPYALRRQAAGTINILQNKYCPLTIDILVDRALENLPVSPERKGALSEQILQFFSQRLEGILLSQGHSYDIVNAALAVKNLNMKDLKYRIEALSDLKKDPAFPALLMAAKRVYNILAKVKPGEVNETLLNEPSEKDLFNTAGRVRDKIAGQDLNSLFEFEKPINTFFDSVLVMDKDERIKNNRLALLLSVRNIFDYLADFSKIVE; this is translated from the coding sequence ATGGACCAATCGAATAAAAACAACTCGTCACTCGCCACTCGCCACTCGTCACTGCTTCTGGAAATCGGAAGCGAAGAGATACCCGCCCGGTTTGTCCCGAGAGGGCTGGCGATATTGAAAGATGCGCTTGTTCAGTTTCTGAATAACGCTTCAATCGAATACGGGACAATCTCTGAATACTGCACTCCAAGAAGGCTGACGATATACATTGAAAATGTTTCGGAGATGCAGAAAGACAGGACAACTGAGACCCTCGGCCCTCCAAAGAAAGTCGCGTTTGACGACAAGGGCAATCCGGCAAAGGCGGCAATCGGCTTTGTCCGATCGCTGAATATCAGTGTTGATAAACTCAGGATAGTTCAGACAGAGCGCGGGGAATATATCGCGGCCACTATTGAGGAAAAAGGCAGGGCGACAAAGGAAGTCCTGAGTGAAGCATTGCCCAAACTCATTTCATCATTACAGCTCCCAAAGACAATGAGGTGGGGTGACGGCTCCCTGAGATTTTTCAGGCCGATCCGATGGATAGCCGCAATGCTTGGAGGCGATGTGGTCCCGTTTGATCTTGACGGGACCAAGAGCGGCGACATTACATACGGCCACAGGTTCCTGTCGCATGAGGCGATCAGGATAAAAGACCCTTCCGAATACCTGTCCCTTCTTTCAAAGGGCGGCGTAACAGCGGACCATGTTGAGAGAAAGAGGGTTATTTCCGAAGGCATAAAAAAGATCGAGTCCGAAAAAAATATCAGGGTGCATGAAGATGAGGAACTGCTGGAGCTTGTGACCTTTCTTGTGGAGCATCCGACCCCGGTCCTTGGAAGCTTTGAAGACAAATATCTTGAGCTGCCCAAAGAGCTTCTCATAACGGTCATGAGGACGCACCAGAAATATTTTTCAACTGAAGACATGCAGGGGCGCATCCTTCCGAATTACATCGTTGTGAGCAACACAAGACCAGAGAACAATGACATCGTAAGGAAAGGCGCCGAGCGCGTGCTCCGCGCAAGGCTTGAGGATGCGAGGTTCTACTTTATTGAAGACAGGGAAAAACCTTTGTGGGATTACATAGAAAAGTTAAAGAAGGTCACCTTCCAGGAAAAACTCGGGACCCTTTACGATAAGGTTGAGAGGGTCAAAACTTTATGCTCTTTCATTTCGGACAGGCTTAATTTCCAGCAGAAAGAAAAACTTCTGCGGGCCGCGATGCTTTCAAAGGCAGACCTCGTCACCGGGATCGTGAGAGAGTTCCCTGAACTGCAAGGCTACATGGGGATGATATATGCTGTTCATTCCGGCGAAGGCAATGAAATAGCGGATGCGATATACGAACACTATCTGCCGAAATCAGCAGGCGGGGCCCTGCCTGCCGGAGAAATGGGAACCATAATCTCTCTTGCGGATAAGGTTGACAACATCGCATCATTTTTTTATCTTGGGCTGGTTCCATCCGGCTCCGAAGACCCTTATGCATTGAGACGTCAGGCAGCGGGGACAATAAATATTTTGCAGAATAAATATTGTCCCCTGACAATTGATATTCTTGTAGACAGGGCGCTTGAAAACCTTCCGGTTTCCCCGGAGAGGAAAGGGGCGTTGTCCGAACAGATATTGCAATTCTTCAGTCAAAGGCTCGAAGGGATTTTGTTGTCGCAGGGCCATAGCTATGACATAGTCAACGCGGCCCTTGCGGTGAAGAACCTGAACATGAAAGATTTAAAATACAGGATCGAAGCCCTCTCGGATTTAAAAAAGGACCCGGCGTTTCCTGCTCTCCTTATGGCGGCAAAGAGGGTCTACAATATTCTTGCCAAGGTCAAACCGGGAGAGGTAAATGAAACTTTATTAAATGAGCCTTCAGAGAAGGACCTGTTCAATACTGCCGGAAGGGTCAGAGATAAAATTGCGGGACAGGACCTTAACAGCCTGTTCGAGTTTGAAAAACCCATCAATACTTTTTTCGACAGCGTGCTTGTCATGGACAAAGACGAGAGGATAAAGAACAACAGGCTCGCCTTACTGCTCTCGGTCAGGAATATTTTCGATTACCTCGCCGATTTTTCAAAAATAGTGGAGTAG
- a CDS encoding SAM-dependent methyltransferase encodes MDPLEEKIIERIRREGPITFEAFMDMALYYPGLGYYSSNKTAIGRAGDFYTSPHLHPIFGAMIAKQFMEMWMVMGKPSVFHAVEIGAGAGYLCKDILDYLQRSSLDDKDDFLKALRYVIVEPYAHFEEKQRELIGEYFKHFSTHCRGGFETRPYENKKKIAGTDPELITWVKSLKEFNGQITGCIFSNELLDAFPVHLVEMGEDLNEIYIDFDGENIVEIRDKVSSPKLTDYFKEFSINIQPGYRTEINLKIRDWLKEVSAVLSNGFLLTIDYGYSTKEYYSEERTKGTLLCYHKHQVNENPYQNVGEQDITAHVNFSSLKKWGEALGLKTTGYCQQGIFLIASGIDEVITELYADSPDYEFETAKIKGLIFPQGMGETHNVMVQYKGEGSPELRGFSIRDQKENI; translated from the coding sequence ATGGATCCCCTTGAAGAAAAGATCATCGAGAGAATCAGGCGGGAAGGCCCTATCACGTTTGAGGCCTTCATGGACATGGCGCTCTACTATCCCGGTCTTGGATATTATTCATCAAATAAAACCGCGATAGGAAGGGCAGGCGACTTTTACACCAGCCCGCATCTGCACCCGATATTCGGGGCGATGATCGCAAAACAATTCATGGAGATGTGGATGGTGATGGGCAAGCCGTCTGTATTTCACGCGGTGGAAATCGGCGCTGGAGCAGGATATCTCTGCAAAGACATCCTTGATTATCTGCAAAGATCATCACTGGATGATAAAGATGATTTTCTGAAAGCATTGCGGTATGTGATCGTTGAACCGTACGCGCATTTCGAGGAAAAGCAGAGGGAATTGATAGGCGAATATTTTAAACATTTTTCCACGCATTGTAGGGGCGGGTTTGAAACCCGCCCCTACGAAAACAAGAAAAAGATCGCAGGTACGGACCCTGAATTAATAACATGGGTCAAGTCGTTGAAGGAATTTAATGGACAAATCACCGGCTGTATCTTTTCCAATGAACTGCTCGACGCCTTCCCTGTTCACCTCGTTGAGATGGGAGAAGATTTAAATGAAATCTACATTGATTTTGATGGAGAAAATATTGTAGAGATACGGGATAAAGTCAGCTCTCCGAAACTAACAGATTATTTCAAAGAGTTTTCGATTAACATTCAGCCGGGCTACAGGACCGAGATAAATTTGAAAATCAGAGATTGGCTTAAAGAAGTTAGCGCAGTGTTGTCAAATGGCTTTCTCTTGACGATTGACTATGGATACTCCACGAAAGAATATTACAGTGAAGAGAGGACAAAAGGCACCCTGCTCTGCTATCACAAACATCAGGTCAATGAAAACCCGTATCAGAATGTTGGGGAACAGGACATAACTGCGCACGTTAATTTTTCCTCTTTGAAAAAATGGGGCGAAGCACTCGGCCTGAAAACCACCGGCTACTGCCAGCAGGGGATCTTTCTCATTGCGTCAGGCATTGATGAAGTCATCACTGAACTTTACGCGGACAGCCCCGATTACGAATTTGAAACGGCAAAGATCAAAGGCCTGATATTCCCGCAGGGCATGGGCGAGACCCATAATGTGATGGTCCAATATAAAGGTGAAGGTTCGCCGGAGCTGCGAGGGTTTTCGATAAGGGACCAGAAGGAGAATATTTAA